Proteins found in one Paenibacillus borealis genomic segment:
- the secF gene encoding protein translocase subunit SecF, which yields MRFKKELDFVHLSKFFYIFSIALTVAGLVFLATFGLNYSVDFKAGSNVDVSLSKSITLAQLQPALDEAGIGHDPTITIGDKRVNIRYDEELDDTQSETLKAAITKIDDKASFEVNTVDTEMAKELARNAIYSVLLSSIGIIIYVSIRFEWRFALASIVALLHDAFMVVAIFSIFRLEVDLTFIVAVLTIIGYSINDTIVIFDRIRENLRFGKQKSYEDLKSLVNKSVSQTLMRSLYTAFTVFIAAFFLLIMGGESIKMFSLAMVIGLLFGAYSSIFIASPLWLLLKKRQKTPVKSNPAKA from the coding sequence GTGCGCTTTAAGAAAGAGCTTGATTTCGTACATTTAAGTAAATTTTTCTATATTTTCTCCATCGCCCTTACTGTGGCGGGACTGGTCTTTCTGGCAACCTTCGGCCTGAATTACAGCGTTGATTTCAAGGCCGGGTCCAACGTGGACGTGTCCCTCTCCAAGAGCATCACGCTGGCTCAGCTGCAGCCGGCTTTAGATGAAGCGGGGATTGGTCATGACCCTACAATTACCATCGGGGATAAGCGGGTTAACATCCGCTACGATGAAGAGCTGGATGACACTCAAAGTGAAACCCTGAAAGCGGCAATCACCAAGATTGACGATAAGGCATCCTTTGAAGTCAACACAGTGGATACAGAAATGGCTAAGGAATTGGCCCGCAATGCGATCTATTCGGTGCTGCTCTCCAGTATCGGGATTATTATTTATGTAAGTATCCGCTTTGAATGGCGGTTTGCGCTGGCTTCCATCGTGGCGCTGCTCCATGATGCATTTATGGTTGTAGCGATCTTCTCCATCTTCCGTCTGGAGGTGGACTTGACCTTCATTGTCGCGGTGCTGACCATCATCGGTTATTCCATCAATGATACGATCGTTATCTTTGACCGGATCCGCGAGAACCTGCGGTTCGGTAAACAGAAGTCGTATGAAGATCTTAAGTCCCTCGTTAATAAGAGTGTGTCCCAGACCCTCATGCGCTCCCTGTATACAGCCTTTACGGTATTTATTGCCGCATTCTTCCTGCTGATTATGGGCGGAGAGTCGATCAAAATGTTCTCACTTGCCATGGTAATCGGTTTGCTCTTCGGAGCCTATTCTTCGATCTTTATTGCAAGCCCGCTCTGGCTGCTGCTCAAGAAACGCCAGAAGACACCGGTAAAGAGCAACCCGGCCAAAGCCTAA